Proteins found in one Miscanthus floridulus cultivar M001 chromosome 4, ASM1932011v1, whole genome shotgun sequence genomic segment:
- the LOC136551573 gene encoding ubiquitin-conjugating enzyme E2 variant 1C-like — translation MTPGSSAAGSGVVVPRNFRLLEELECGEKGIGDGTVSYGMDDADDIYMRSWTGTIIGPHNTVHEGRIYQLKLFCDKDYPEKPPSVRFHSRINLTCVNHETGVVDPKKFSVLGNWQREYTMEYILTHLKKEMASPQNRKLVQPPEGTFF, via the exons ATGACGCCGGGAAGCTCGGCCGCCGGATCCGGCGTCGTCG TTCCTCGGAACTTCAGGCTCCTAGAAGAGCTTGAGTGTGGAGAGAAGGGCATTGGAGATGGGACAGTGAGCTATGGAATGGATGATGCAGATGACATCTACATGCGATCATGGACCGGCACTATTATTGGCCCACATAAT ACCGTCCATGAGGGTCGCATTTACCAGCTGAAGTTGTTCTGCGACAAGGACTACCCTGAGAAGCCACCATCTGTTCGATTTCATTCAAGAATAAACTTGACATGCGTTAATCATGAAACTGGAGTG GTTGACCCGAAGAAGTTCAGTGTTCTGGGGAACTGGCAGCGCGAGTACACAATGGAATACATCCTAACCCATCTCAAGAAAGAGATGGCATCCCCACAGAACCGCAAGCTAGTACAGCCTCCGGAGGGGACATTCTTCTAA